The Fusobacterium polymorphum genome segment AGGATTACAAGATATATATACAACTTCTTTTAAGTTCAGTTCAGCAACCTTATCTATGATAGAAGCCTCTAGTCCCTTTCTTGGAGGGTCAAATATAATAGTGTCTATTCTTTTGTTATTATTTATAAGTTTAACAAGTTCTTTTTCAACAGGACCATTAATAAATTCAATATTTTCTATTCCATTTTCTTTGGCAGTTTTTTCTCCATCTTCACTAGCAGATTTTACTATCTCAATAGCATAGACTTTTTTAGCCTTCTTTGCCATTATCATTCCAATAGTTCCAGTACCTGAATAAGCATCTATTATATATTTATTGTCTATATCATCAAAGAAACTTATTGCTATATCATATAATCTTTTAGCTTGTTTTACATTTATTTGGAAAAATGAAGTAGGTGATATATGAAATTCTATTCCATTTATATTTTCTTTAATAGATTCTTCACCATAGATAAAAACATTGTTTTCTCCAATGACAGTATTTGTCTTTTTAGAATTTAAAGAAATGTAAATAGATTTTATTTCTTCTATATTTTCTCTTAATTTAAACAATAATTTTTTAATATTTTCAGTAATTTTATTGGAATTTATAATAAGGACAACCATAGCTTCATTATTAGAATTTGTTCTTATCATTATATTTCTTAAAAGACCTTTATGAGTAATTTCATTGTAGACAGAGATTTTATTTTTATTTAAAATTTCTTTTAATTCTTTTATAATTCTATTTCCTAATTTAGAATTTAAAATATTTTCATCTACTTCAAAAACTTCATGGCTTTTTCTTCTAAAAAAACCTGTAATAATCTTATTAGCATAAACAGAAAAAGGCTCAATTATTTTATTTCTATAATTATATACATCTTCACTTGCTAGGACATCAGAGATTTTAATATCAGAAAGCCCAGCAATTTTTCTCATTACTTCTTCAACCATAAGCTTTTTATATTTTAATTGACTTTCATACTTAAGCATAGCAAAATCACAGCCATAAAAATCTTCAAAAGTAAATTTATGACTGTCTATTCTTTCAGGTGAAGCCTTAATAATATTTTTAATTAAGCCTCTAGCATAAGTTTTTTTTACAGAAATTATTTCAATTTCAAGTTCATCTTCAGGTATAGACATAGGAACAAAAACAGCAAAACCATTGTAATATCCTAATCCTTCTCCACCAAAGACTATTTTATCAATTTTTATTTGTATAATATCAGATATTTTTAACATTTTATTCCTCAATTTCAAAGTAAATGACTTCATCACTTACTTTCATTCCTTTAGCTTCCATATCTCTTCTTATCTTATCCAAATCTAGTTTAGAATCATAAAACATTATTTTTTTATCCAATTCTTTTTCCAATTCTTCCAAATTATCATTAGCTATTTTTAATTCTTTTTCAAGGCTTGTTACTTCTCTTAGAGTTTTTACGTTAAAAAGCCAAATTCCAAGAATACAAAAAGCAAAAACAATAGTAATATACCTCATATTAGTCTAGTATCCTTTCTAAAATTCTAAGTTTTGATGAGTGTGCTCTATTATTATTTTTTAGTTCATCATCTATTGGTATTATAGGCTTTTTTGTAACAATTTCAAATTTTTTTACTCCACCACATACACAAATAGGAATGTCCTTTGGACACTTACAAGCAGTTGCTAAATCTTTAAATTTATTTTTTACTATTCTATCTTCTAATGAATGGAAAGTTATAATGGCTAGTCTTCCACCAACTTTTAAAAGTTCAACAGCCTTAGACATAGCATTTTCTAAAACTTCTAGTTCTCTATTTACTTCAATTCTAATAGCTTGAAAAGTCTTTTTAGCTGGGTGCTTTGAAGCTCTTTCTGGATAAGCTCTTTTAATTAAAGTAATTAAATCAGAAGTCTTTTCTATTGGAGAAGATTTTCTTTCTTCAACTATAAGTTTTGCAATTTTCCTAGCATGTCTTTCTTCTCCATATTCAAAAATTATCTTTGATAGTTGTTCCTCTGAATAAGTATTTACAACATCATAGGCTGAAATTTTTTGCTCTGTGTTCATTCTCATATCCAATTTTACATCATATCTGTATGAAAAACCTCTATCTGGGTCATCAAGTTGTTTAGAAGACACACCTATATCCATTAGAATTCCATCAACTTTATCAACTCCAGCCATATATGCAATAGTATCAATATTTTCAAAATTTCCCTTAAATACTTTCCATTTTGAACCAAATTTTTCTAATCTCTTTTTAGAATATTCTATTGCATTAGTGTCTTGGTCAATAGATATAAGAAGACCTTTATCAGATAATCTTTCTAAAATCCCTTCCGAATGACTTCCTCCACCAAGTGTACAGTCTATATAGATACCATCAGGGTTTTTAACTAAATTATCTAAGGTTTCATAATATAAGACAGGGATATGATAATCATTTCCAATTTTTTCCATAAACTCTCCATTTTTCCTTATTATATATAAAAAAGTTATTGCAAATATTAAATGTGTAAAAATAGTTCGTTACTAGCCAGATTTCTTAACAGATAAAAATTAAGAATTCGCTGCAAATTCGCTAAACTCACTTCGTTCAAACACAGCGAGATTTGCTCGGCTCATTCTGTTTAATTTTTACCTTAAAATCTGGAATGTAACTCTCTTATTTTTATTTACATTTCTCAAAGTAATTTGCAATAACCCCACAGTATTATTAAAAAATAACTATAATTAATCTTATTAAAATTTTCTCAACTGCCTCTATAGTAATTATAAAAAGCAATGGTGAAAAATCAATAGGTAAATTTAAATATTTATCTAAGACATCTTTAAATGGCTTTAACATAGGATCAGTTATATTATAAATTAGTTCAGTAAAATTATTATTTGTTGGAACCCAAGATAAAATAACTCTAATCATTATTAAAATATAAACAAGCCAACTTAATCTTTCAATTATAGTTATAAGTGAATATGCTAAAAGTGACATAAAATTTCCTCTTTCATTGTTCAGTAAAATAGTGTTTTGCCTTGAAAGTATATTCCCAACCTGACCATATTGTTAAAATAACAGGTATTAACATCAATACTTCTGTCACAGTAAAGAAATAATCAGATATATAAAAACCAATAGGTCCTATTGCTAATGCAATTACAATAACAAGCATTTGACTAGTTGTTTTATATTTTCCTAAATTTCCAGCTGCAATAATTTCACCTTTTGCTGCAGCAAGTATTCTTATTCCACTGATTAGAAATTCACGTGCTAAGACAACAATAGACATCCAACCTGGGATATACTCTAATTGCACAAATATTACAAGAGCTGAAATTACAAGTATCTTATCAGCAAGAGGATCCATAATTTTTCCAAAATCAGTTATTAAATTATATTTTCTTGCAATATAGCCATCAAAGAAATCTGTAAGTGAAGCAATTACAAATATCACAAGAGAAATTAATCTAAAAATCAAACCATATTTACTTGAATCTGAATATTGTAAAAATATTATAAAAGGAATTGCCAATATAAATCTAATCATAGTAAGTCTATTAGGTAAATTCATAAAGTCCTCCCAGAATTAAACCTTCTTTTTACTTAAAGAGATTTTTCCACCTTCCATAGAAATAACTCTTACTTTAAATACATCTCCAACTGAAAGTACATCTTCAACTTTTTCAACTCTTTCAGGTGAAATTTCAGAAATATGAAGCAATCCTTCTTTACCAGGAAGAATTTCCATAAATGCACCAAATTTCATTATAGAAACTACACGTCCTTCATAAACTTCATTGTATTCAACTTCTCTTACAAAAGAATCTATAAGTTTTAAAGTTTTTTCTAATGTTTCAGCATCTTTTGCAAAAACAGATACAAGTCCATCATCAGTTATATCAACAGTTGAACCTGTTTGGTCTATAATACCTTTAATATTTTTTCCACCTGGTCCAATAAGAACTGCAATCTTATCTTTTGGAATAGTAATTTGTTGTATTCTAGGTACATTAGATTTTAGTTCAGCAGGTTTAGAAATTGTATTATTCATAAGCTCTAATATTTGTATTCTAGCTTCATGAGCTTGATTTAAGGCAATTCTCATAATTTCTTCAGTTATACCAGTAATTTTAATATCCATTTGTAAAGCTGTGATTCCAGATTTTGTACCAGCAACCTTAAAGTCCATATCTCCTAAGTGGTCTTCAAGTCCCATTATATCTGTTAGAACTGTAAATTCTTCTCCTTCTTTAATAAGTCCCATTGCTATACCAGCAACATGTTCTTTTATAGGAACACCAGCTGACATAAGTGATAATGAACCACCACAGATAGAAGCTTGTGAAGATGAACCATTAGATTCAGTAATTTCAGATACAACTCTTATAGTGTAAGGAAATTCTTCCTCACTAGGAATAACATAACTTAGAGCTCTTTCAGCAAGTGAACCATGTCCTAATTCTCTTCTTCCAGGTGAACCCATTCTTCCAACTTCTCCAACTGAGTATGGAGGGAAGTTATAGTGTAGATAGAATTTTTTATAATATTCTTTTTCTAAGTCATCTATTAATTGCTCATCTTCCTTAGTTCCTAATGTTGTAATTGCAAGAGATTGAGTTTCTCCTCTTGTAAATAATGCTGAACCATGAGGAATAGGTAATACATTTATTTGAGCATCTAATGGTCTTATTTCAGTTGTTGTTCTTCCATCAACTCTATGTTTATGATATAAAATAGCTTCTCTAACTAATTTTTTCATTAAATCATGGTAGTAAGTTTTAAATTCTAATATTACATCTTCTGGCAATTCTTCTTCTGGAACATCAGGATAGTTTTCTTGGATGAATTTTTCCATCAATTCTTCTTCTAATGAGTCAACAGCATCTTCTCTATTTTTCTTTCCAGTAGTTAAAACAGCTTGTTGTAATCTTTCATATCCATTAGTATCAATAAAGTTTTTAACAAGAGGTAAAACTTCTGGCTTTTCAAATTCTATATTTTCTTTTCCATATAATTTAGAAAATTCTTCTTGGAATTCACAAATCTTTTTAATATTTTCATGTGCAAACATAATTGCTTTTAGCATAGTTTCTTCATCTAATTCTTTTGCCCCTGCTTCAACCATGTTTACAGCTTCTTTTGTTCCTGCAACAATTAAATCAAGTTCACTTTCTTCCAATTCTTTTGGAGATGGATTTAAAATAAATTCTCCATTTTTATATCCAACTATTACACTTGCAACTGGTCCTAGGAATGGAATATCAGAAATCATAAGTGCAAGAGACGATCCAATTACACCTAAATAATCAGGCATATTTATTTCATCATAAGACAGAACAGTATTAACTATATGTACATCATAGTTAAAACCATCTGGAAACATTGGTCTTATTGGTCTGTCAATAAGTCTTGCTACCAATGTAGCATTTGTTGAAGGTCTCCCTTCTCTTTTATTAAATCCTCCTGGAAATTTACCAGTTGAATAAAATTTTTCTATATAATCAACAGTTAATGGGAAAAAGTCAGCACCTTTTCTTGCTTCTTTACTACGGTTAGCAGTAGATAGAAGAACTGTATCTCCATATTGAATTACAATAGCTCCAGCAGATTGTCTAGAAATTTTACCAGTTGAAACTTTTAGAGTTCTTCCAGCAAGTTCTAGCTCCATAATTTTTTCGTCAAACATTAATTCTTTCACTCCTTAAATAGTCCCTTGACTATAATATATTTTTTTGTCCTTTAAAATTGTCCTTATAATTATATCATATCAGTTATAAAAATACCATTTATTTAAAAGTAAATAATGTACAAAATAATATTAAAATAAAAAATTCTTGAAAAAATAATAGAATAATTTTTTCAAGAAAAATTTAGTTAGTTAATATTTTCAAAAATGAATTTTGTATATTTTTCATAATTAGTATTTTCATCAATAAAAGTTGGGTAAACATTTATATTTTTATCTCTATATAAATTTGGTACTTCTTGTGTTTCAAAACAAATAGCAGAATGTTTTTTAAAACCTATATCTTGTAAATAATTAGCAGTGTAGATTACAACAGCTGGGTTATTTGTTTCAACTGACATTTTAATTCCACTTTTTATATTTTTAATCTCTAATTTTCCAATTTTTTCATTAAAAATATAAGGATGATCAATACCATTATTAGCAATAGTTTTTTGCTTATCATCAGTTTTAAAAAATTCTTCTAATTTTTTAGCCTCTCTAAAATTAAAAATATTATTATCTAAATTTATAGTTTCATAAGGAATAGAATTTTCATTTATTCCAATCAAGTAATTAGAATCTATTTTTAAAATATCTTCATAGATAATGTTATCAGGATTTCCACTTAAATTAAAATAACTGTGATTAGTTAGATTTAAATAAGTTAAACTATCAGTTGTAGCAAAATATTTTATTAAAAGTTCATTGTCATTTAAAATATAACTAACTTTTATTTCTACATTTGCAGGATAACCATTATCTAAATGACAGCTTTTTATAGAAAAGCATAGTCCATTTTCAATGTTCTCAACATTCCAAAATCTATGGCTGATAGAATCTTTCCCACCATGTAGGGTATTTCCATTATTATTTTTATCTAATTGATATTCAGTACCATCTAGTTTTAATATACCATCTTTTATTCTTCCAGCTGTTCTTCCTATTATTGCTCCTAAGTAAGCAGGATTTTCTCTATATTTTTCAATATCTTCATAGCCAAGAACAACATTTTTTATATTTCCATTTTTATCTTTAAGTTCTATTTTTTTAATAATAGCTCCTAAATTTAAAAGCTCAACTTTTAAAAATTCATTTTCAAGTGTATATATTTTTATTTTTTCCAATTTTTCCCCCTAAAAGAATATCTCATATGACATTTTTAAAATTAAGATGCTTGTTACAACTAAAAACACTGGTTTTATAAACTTGTTTCCTTTTAATATAGCAA includes the following:
- the rlmD gene encoding 23S rRNA (uracil(1939)-C(5))-methyltransferase RlmD, translated to MLKISDIIQIKIDKIVFGGEGLGYYNGFAVFVPMSIPEDELEIEIISVKKTYARGLIKNIIKASPERIDSHKFTFEDFYGCDFAMLKYESQLKYKKLMVEEVMRKIAGLSDIKISDVLASEDVYNYRNKIIEPFSVYANKIITGFFRRKSHEVFEVDENILNSKLGNRIIKELKEILNKNKISVYNEITHKGLLRNIMIRTNSNNEAMVVLIINSNKITENIKKLLFKLRENIEEIKSIYISLNSKKTNTVIGENNVFIYGEESIKENINGIEFHISPTSFFQINVKQAKRLYDIAISFFDDIDNKYIIDAYSGTGTIGMIMAKKAKKVYAIEIVKSASEDGEKTAKENGIENIEFINGPVEKELVKLINNNKRIDTIIFDPPRKGLEASIIDKVAELNLKEVVYISCNPSTFARDVKLFSEKGYVLKKLQAVDMFPQTSHIECVGLIEKI
- a CDS encoding YggT family protein codes for the protein MSLLAYSLITIIERLSWLVYILIMIRVILSWVPTNNNFTELIYNITDPMLKPFKDVLDKYLNLPIDFSPLLFIITIEAVEKILIRLIIVIF
- the rsmH gene encoding 16S rRNA (cytosine(1402)-N(4))-methyltransferase RsmH, coding for MEKIGNDYHIPVLYYETLDNLVKNPDGIYIDCTLGGGSHSEGILERLSDKGLLISIDQDTNAIEYSKKRLEKFGSKWKVFKGNFENIDTIAYMAGVDKVDGILMDIGVSSKQLDDPDRGFSYRYDVKLDMRMNTEQKISAYDVVNTYSEEQLSKIIFEYGEERHARKIAKLIVEERKSSPIEKTSDLITLIKRAYPERASKHPAKKTFQAIRIEVNRELEVLENAMSKAVELLKVGGRLAIITFHSLEDRIVKNKFKDLATACKCPKDIPICVCGGVKKFEIVTKKPIIPIDDELKNNNRAHSSKLRILERILD
- a CDS encoding aldose epimerase family protein, translated to MEKIKIYTLENEFLKVELLNLGAIIKKIELKDKNGNIKNVVLGYEDIEKYRENPAYLGAIIGRTAGRIKDGILKLDGTEYQLDKNNNGNTLHGGKDSISHRFWNVENIENGLCFSIKSCHLDNGYPANVEIKVSYILNDNELLIKYFATTDSLTYLNLTNHSYFNLSGNPDNIIYEDILKIDSNYLIGINENSIPYETINLDNNIFNFREAKKLEEFFKTDDKQKTIANNGIDHPYIFNEKIGKLEIKNIKSGIKMSVETNNPAVVIYTANYLQDIGFKKHSAICFETQEVPNLYRDKNINVYPTFIDENTNYEKYTKFIFENIN
- the pgsA gene encoding CDP-diacylglycerol--glycerol-3-phosphate 3-phosphatidyltransferase is translated as MNLPNRLTMIRFILAIPFIIFLQYSDSSKYGLIFRLISLVIFVIASLTDFFDGYIARKYNLITDFGKIMDPLADKILVISALVIFVQLEYIPGWMSIVVLAREFLISGIRILAAAKGEIIAAGNLGKYKTTSQMLVIVIALAIGPIGFYISDYFFTVTEVLMLIPVILTIWSGWEYTFKAKHYFTEQ
- the pnp gene encoding polyribonucleotide nucleotidyltransferase, encoding MFDEKIMELELAGRTLKVSTGKISRQSAGAIVIQYGDTVLLSTANRSKEARKGADFFPLTVDYIEKFYSTGKFPGGFNKREGRPSTNATLVARLIDRPIRPMFPDGFNYDVHIVNTVLSYDEINMPDYLGVIGSSLALMISDIPFLGPVASVIVGYKNGEFILNPSPKELEESELDLIVAGTKEAVNMVEAGAKELDEETMLKAIMFAHENIKKICEFQEEFSKLYGKENIEFEKPEVLPLVKNFIDTNGYERLQQAVLTTGKKNREDAVDSLEEELMEKFIQENYPDVPEEELPEDVILEFKTYYHDLMKKLVREAILYHKHRVDGRTTTEIRPLDAQINVLPIPHGSALFTRGETQSLAITTLGTKEDEQLIDDLEKEYYKKFYLHYNFPPYSVGEVGRMGSPGRRELGHGSLAERALSYVIPSEEEFPYTIRVVSEITESNGSSSQASICGGSLSLMSAGVPIKEHVAGIAMGLIKEGEEFTVLTDIMGLEDHLGDMDFKVAGTKSGITALQMDIKITGITEEIMRIALNQAHEARIQILELMNNTISKPAELKSNVPRIQQITIPKDKIAVLIGPGGKNIKGIIDQTGSTVDITDDGLVSVFAKDAETLEKTLKLIDSFVREVEYNEVYEGRVVSIMKFGAFMEILPGKEGLLHISEISPERVEKVEDVLSVGDVFKVRVISMEGGKISLSKKKV